DNA sequence from the bacterium genome:
CCAAGCACGAACAGCTCCTGGCTGTAATCCAGAACGATTTGAGCTATATCAAACGGAAATTGGACCTTAACGGGAATGGCAAATGAGCGAACAAGAACGATTCGCGCGGGCGCTGCAAAAGCTCCTGCGCTATGCTTATGAGCAGGACATTGATGTCCTGATGTATCAGCTCTACCGAACCACAGAGCAGCAAAAGGCTCTCTATGATGCCAAGAAAAGCAAGGCTGATGGAACGCTCAAGAAAAGCATGCATCAGCTTGGACGCGCTGCCGACATCGCCATAGTTCGCGCCGGGAATGTCATCTGGGAAAACTGCGAAGAGTACCACAAGCTCGCGGGATTCTGGAAAAGCATCGGCGGCAAGTGGGGCGGCGATTTCAGCACGACGCAATACAGTGACATTTATCATTTTGAGATATGAGGGTCGGTATGGAAGAGTTTAAACCGATCGGACAGATCGACGCCCCGCGTCCGCATGACGTCTCGAGCGCGCCACTAAAGCCCGACCTTATCCCGCGCCCTGAACCGCCGGGCACAAAGATCCCCGGGCCGCCATTCTATGGACGCGCATGGTTCGCCTACGTTATGGGCGCTATTATTACCGCCGGCGGGGGATTGTGGGCTTGGGATGCGACGCATTATATCGGCGTCGGGATCATTGCGCTATGTGGGAGCTATATGACATGGGCCGGGATCGAGCGCGTGCGCTACGCCGGCAAAGGAACTTGGATTGATGCGATTTTAGAGGCGATCAGGGCCGCCTTGGAAGCCCTGGAGAAGTGGATTAAAAAACACAAGAGGTGAGATATGCCTACTGAATTGCCCGGCGGCCTGCTTTCCCTGTTGGGATTTCTGGCCCCAATCATCATCCAGCTTGTAATCCGTTACGTCCCTGGAAAACTGCCGCGCTACCTCATCGCTCTGGTTCTCTCGGGCGTGACCGGCGTTGCAGCTATGGCGATGGGTGGGTATGGCTGGCAGATCGATGTGACGTTCCTGATGTACTGGTATACCTTCAGCCAGATCGCGTTTCACTTGGTCTGGCAGCCGCTGTTTAACACAACCGGCGCGTTGAAGCGCGTCGCGGAATAGCCGCCGCTCATCTCGCGGCCTCTGAAGCCGTCCCGTGCGCAAGTGCGGGCGGCTTTTTTGTTTTTTCCCGCCGAATAATTCCAGACTATTTTTTACCGCGTTAATATTATTAAACACTTACACGCTTAAAATATTTTGATTTTATACCGATTTCTCTTGACATTAATATACGCATTGTGTATATTAATACAGGTTGAAGGACAACCGAACAAACTAAGGAGAAAGCCATGAACAACTATCAGATGTTCGCCCAGGACAAGGCCCAGCGCACAGAGCTCTATATCAAGATGAGCCCTGAGTGCGGAGCCGCCAGCCAGAAGGTGTTTAACACCCTGACCGACGCTGAAAAGTCTGAGATGCAGACTATTATGCGTCACGGTTGCGAGATGCAGGATGGCACGTACTGCGTGCAAGACTGCGAGCTAACTCGCCGGATGTTTGCAGGATACTATACCAAGTAAGGAGGATGAGATGAGCAGGATCAGAGTAATCGCGACCGGAAACCAGGCACCCTACGGGATAGACGAGGTTATTGCCGACTATCCCAACACGCCCGCGGGACTTAAGAAGGCCATGCGCCGGGCTGCATACTGGTATAATCCTGCCGTCATTGTTATGCCTGACGGAAGCCGCGTTGAAATAGACTGGACTGTGGTGCGCCAGCAAGATAGGGGGTATGCCGATGAACGATAAGCGCATCAAGACCGCACAGATACACCTTGCGCTGCGCCCGGAATTGATGGCGCTTGTGCGCAAGGCCGCCGCAGCCGATGGCCGGACGGTAACCAACTGGATTGAGAGAGCGCTCTCTGAAGCACTCAAAGCCCGCGAGTAGCGGGCTTTTTTTATTCCCACCATCTTCCCACGGAAATATTCATCCTGCTCATTCTGCGCAATAAAAACGGCCCCAATTGCCGTTTAGAATCTTGTATATCGCTGTCTTGTTCAATCCTGCCGCGTTTGCGATCTCCTCCGGCGACACCACCGCCTCATCCATGATCACTTGAATCGCGGCACGCATGTATTCCGCATTCAGCTTCATGGCGCAAAATACTCCGATATTCACCCTCAGTCAAGGCGAAAAAAGTTTACTAAATTTGAAAAAAGCTCTTGACAGTAACTTAAAAATTTGTTATAATAATACAGTCAACCGAAGTAAACCAAAAGCAACTTTTGGAGGTATAGATGGCGAATTTGTCAAAAATGGTTGTTGATGAGATCGAAAAGCGAGGACTCAAAAAGGGCTTTGTTGCTCGTCGTCTCGGTATCACCGAGCCCCGCTTTTCTGATCTCATTAATGGCCGACGCCGCCTCCAGGTTGAGGAGGCGTTGATTCTGGCCGACATGCTCGACATGGAAGTTGATGAGGTGATCGAGCGGGAGGCTGTCGCGTGAAGTCCCTTGCTGAATTGAAAAACTGAGGAGGTAACAGTGGGAGCTTTGAAGCAGTACTGGCTTTACTGGCGCATCGAGCGCAAGGGTGCATCTCCGGCGTGGTGCCAGGCCGGAAAACAGAGGGCGGTTGCCCAGATCCGCTCTGCGCTTGTGGAGATGGCTCGGCTGGTGATGGCTATTGCCGCTGCTGTGAGTGTCAGCCTACTGATTTATGTGCTAACAGGAGGCAAGTGATGCCGTGGAAACAGTTCGGCAGGTTGGAGCCTGAAGAGTTCTGGTGGGACCCGCGCGAGGACGGATGCCCGGAGTGTGGTGGATCGCTAGAGGACTGCGATGATCACTTTGTTTGCACCAGCTGTGGAGTGTTCGATCTGGAGGGCATACCGGTCGAGACTCAGGATCTGGATCCGGTGGAGTTCGAATAAAAAAGCCCTCACCGGGCAGCAACCGATGAAGGCCTTAAACAGCAGTAGCAGATAATCAAAGATAAGGAATTTCGGGCATGAAAGCAACAAAAAACTACGTGATGAAGTCAGATCTCAGCCACGAGGATTGGCTCAAAGGGCGGAAGCGCTACATCGGCGCCTCTGAGACCGCCGCCGTTCTGGGACTGGACCGCTACAAAACCCCCTATGATCTGTGGAAGTGGAAAACAGCCCCTGGCATCGAAGAGCTTGAGGAGGGCAGCATTGGAGCCCAGCGCGCATCGGCTGGCCTGCGGGCAGAGCAGATGATTGCCGACTGGATCGGTGAAAAGTACGGGCTGGTAATCCGCCGGGATAACAAGATCCGCATCCACCCGCGTCTGCCGTTCT
Encoded proteins:
- a CDS encoding M15 family metallopeptidase, whose protein sequence is MSEQERFARALQKLLRYAYEQDIDVLMYQLYRTTEQQKALYDAKKSKADGTLKKSMHQLGRAADIAIVRAGNVIWENCEEYHKLAGFWKSIGGKWGGDFSTTQYSDIYHFEI
- a CDS encoding helix-turn-helix domain-containing protein encodes the protein MANLSKMVVDEIEKRGLKKGFVARRLGITEPRFSDLINGRRRLQVEEALILADMLDMEVDEVIEREAVA